From Sphingomonas nostoxanthinifaciens, a single genomic window includes:
- a CDS encoding DUF4376 domain-containing protein codes for MAQPAQLNYVLWDSALLITVRSTVVVNAAHLPPAAPNTEWVAIEGDAMTTCLAMVAGVRTEVPFALPAAVALDVARVAAWADALAYRNARQTGGCLTPLGRVDTDADSQRKISGAALAALIAKSAGQAFSIDWTMADNSVVTHDAAAMIAMGMAVTQYLDACQKAGTAKREQIEAAADEAVLASIDVTTGYPV; via the coding sequence ATGGCCCAGCCGGCGCAGCTCAATTATGTCCTGTGGGACAGCGCACTTTTAATCACGGTCCGAAGCACGGTCGTCGTCAATGCGGCCCATCTGCCGCCGGCCGCTCCCAATACCGAATGGGTGGCGATCGAAGGCGACGCGATGACGACGTGCCTGGCTATGGTGGCCGGCGTGCGGACGGAGGTGCCGTTCGCGCTGCCTGCGGCGGTGGCGCTCGACGTCGCGCGCGTTGCCGCGTGGGCCGATGCGCTCGCCTACCGCAATGCGCGCCAGACCGGCGGATGCCTGACGCCGCTCGGTCGGGTCGACACCGACGCGGATAGCCAGCGCAAGATCAGCGGCGCTGCGCTCGCCGCGTTGATCGCCAAGAGCGCAGGCCAAGCCTTCTCGATCGACTGGACCATGGCCGACAACAGCGTCGTCACTCACGATGCCGCCGCCATGATCGCGATGGGCATGGCGGTCACCCAATATCTCGACGCCTGCCAGAAGGCGGGCACCGCGAAACGCGAGCAGATCGAGGCCGCGGCCGACGAGGCCGTGCTCGCCAGCATCGACGTAACCACCGGCTATCCAGTCTGA